One Methylomarinovum tepidoasis DNA window includes the following coding sequences:
- a CDS encoding chemotaxis protein CheA, with amino-acid sequence MSIDLNDEILQDFLVEASEILEQLGEQLVDLEQSPEDTDLLNAIFRGFHTVKGGAGFLGITALVEVCHKAEDVFNVLRQGERKVSPPLMDAVLKALDVINDMMVQIRAGEEPEAADPQLLETLLRFTKPESEDETAAPEPAAPAEPHPQPETSAAETQAADPVEAEFEAMLGSVTETERTGGGDEITEEEFERLLDALHGEGGAPGKPKKTKAAPQKPETAGDDDEITEEEFEAILDQLHGPGKFKGAPEKAVTPAQPASEPVIREKPKTPPTTAEKPAPVPAGKKEPRLKVVGGADAHKPQKPQGESTVRVDTQRLDEIMNMVGELVLVRNRFKTLGALLDNEEMAKAVANLDVVTSDLQLAVMKTRMQPIKKVFGRFPRVVRDLARSLKKEVRLEMQGEETDLDKNLVESLADPLIHLVRNAVDHGIEMPDEREKAGKPREGTVLLTAAQEGDHIELTIEDDGKGMDPEVLRRKAVEKGLMDEESAARMSDKECFQIIFMPGFSTKSEISDISGRGVGMDVVKTRIDQMNGSVEIDSVKGKGTKITIKVPLTLAIMPTLMVKLEDQAFALPLASVVEILDLDLDKTNVVDGQEVVIVRDQALPLFYLKNWLIRGVRSDGNRYEGHVVVVNVGGRHVGFVVDHLIGQEEVVIKALGAKLHGLDGLAGATITGDGMIALILDVPSLMKRYAA; translated from the coding sequence ATGTCGATCGATCTCAACGACGAAATCCTCCAGGACTTCCTGGTGGAGGCGAGCGAGATTCTCGAGCAGCTCGGCGAGCAGCTGGTGGATCTGGAGCAAAGCCCCGAGGACACCGATCTGCTCAATGCCATCTTCCGCGGTTTCCATACCGTCAAGGGCGGCGCCGGTTTCCTCGGCATCACCGCATTGGTGGAGGTGTGCCACAAGGCCGAGGACGTCTTCAACGTGCTGCGCCAGGGAGAGCGCAAGGTGTCGCCGCCGCTGATGGATGCGGTGCTCAAGGCGCTCGATGTCATCAACGACATGATGGTCCAGATCCGCGCCGGGGAGGAACCGGAGGCGGCCGACCCCCAGCTGCTGGAAACCTTGCTGCGCTTCACCAAACCGGAGTCGGAGGACGAAACGGCCGCACCGGAACCTGCCGCGCCAGCCGAACCCCACCCCCAGCCGGAGACGTCGGCCGCCGAAACCCAGGCTGCAGATCCGGTGGAGGCGGAATTCGAAGCCATGCTCGGAAGTGTGACGGAGACGGAGCGGACGGGTGGCGGCGATGAGATCACCGAGGAAGAGTTCGAGCGCCTGCTCGACGCCCTCCACGGTGAGGGGGGCGCCCCCGGCAAGCCGAAGAAGACTAAAGCCGCGCCTCAAAAGCCCGAGACGGCCGGTGACGATGACGAGATCACCGAAGAGGAGTTCGAAGCGATCCTGGATCAGCTGCACGGTCCGGGAAAATTCAAAGGGGCGCCGGAGAAGGCCGTCACTCCGGCGCAACCAGCCTCTGAACCTGTGATCCGGGAAAAACCCAAAACGCCGCCGACCACAGCGGAGAAACCTGCCCCGGTACCGGCCGGAAAGAAAGAACCGCGGTTGAAGGTGGTCGGTGGGGCGGATGCCCACAAGCCGCAAAAGCCCCAGGGCGAGTCCACCGTCCGGGTCGATACCCAGCGTCTCGACGAGATCATGAACATGGTCGGCGAGCTGGTGCTGGTGCGCAACCGCTTCAAGACCCTGGGGGCGCTGCTGGACAACGAGGAGATGGCCAAGGCGGTGGCCAACCTGGACGTGGTCACCTCGGACCTGCAGCTGGCGGTGATGAAGACCCGGATGCAGCCCATCAAAAAGGTCTTCGGCCGTTTCCCCCGGGTAGTGCGGGATCTGGCCCGCAGCCTCAAGAAGGAGGTCCGCCTGGAGATGCAGGGAGAGGAGACCGACCTGGACAAGAATCTGGTCGAATCCCTCGCCGACCCCCTGATCCACTTGGTGCGCAACGCTGTCGACCACGGCATCGAAATGCCCGACGAGCGCGAGAAGGCCGGCAAGCCCCGGGAGGGGACGGTGCTGCTGACTGCCGCTCAGGAGGGTGATCACATCGAGCTGACCATCGAGGACGACGGCAAGGGCATGGATCCCGAAGTGCTGCGGCGCAAAGCAGTGGAGAAGGGACTGATGGACGAGGAAAGCGCCGCCCGCATGAGCGACAAGGAATGTTTCCAGATCATCTTCATGCCCGGTTTTTCCACCAAGAGTGAGATCTCCGACATCTCCGGCCGCGGGGTGGGGATGGACGTGGTCAAGACCCGCATCGACCAGATGAACGGCAGTGTCGAGATCGATTCGGTCAAGGGCAAAGGCACCAAGATCACCATCAAAGTGCCGCTGACGTTGGCGATCATGCCCACGCTGATGGTGAAACTGGAGGACCAGGCCTTCGCCCTGCCGCTGGCCAGCGTGGTGGAGATCCTCGATCTCGATCTGGACAAGACCAACGTGGTGGACGGTCAGGAGGTGGTCATCGTCCGCGATCAGGCCCTGCCGCTGTTCTATCTCAAGAACTGGCTCATCCGTGGGGTCCGCAGCGACGGCAACCGTTACGAGGGCCATGTGGTGGTGGTCAACGTCGGCGGCCGCCATGTGGGCTTCGTAGTCGATCACCTCATCGGCCAGGAAGAGGTGGTCATCAAGGCTCTGGGTGCCAAGCTCCACGGTCTTGACGGTCTGGCCGGGGCGACCATCACCGGTGACGGCATGATCGCCCTGATTCTGGACGTCCCCAGTCTGATGAAACGTTATGCGGCCTGA
- the flhF gene encoding flagellar biosynthesis protein FlhF — MKMKRFLAPDIRQALQQVKEELGPDAVILSNRKTDEGVEIVAARDFDLETVDSAPAAPQPQAESRPEPGPETVTPKPAFSAKGYSAVAKMSGGGAPASKPKARVRKPEFPRVQVGGARQARSLQEELRQRQGGARPTERPRSQEDALAVVRRELQQMRRLLDRHLSRDAWHESLREHPTRLDLLRILNESGFSRSLAMDLAQRGGGVAELEGALTLVRRLLAEQLPVVEDPLLDYGGIVALVGPTGVGKTTTIAKLAARFRLKHGPRQIALVTTDNYRIAAHEQLSTYARILGVPVRVAGNPDELQAIVRSFMDKKLVLVDTAGMSQRDLRLAEQFALLRDSQVAIETYLVLSAGSQLASLYEALEAFAEFQPKACILTKLDEAGVLGPVLSALIERGLPAAFITDGQQVPEDLHPARGDDLIARAFEGLTADDRAPTDVDFAFEDWIAHASV; from the coding sequence ATGAAAATGAAACGCTTTCTGGCGCCGGACATCCGCCAGGCGCTGCAGCAGGTCAAGGAGGAACTGGGGCCGGACGCAGTGATCCTGTCCAACCGTAAGACCGACGAGGGCGTGGAGATCGTCGCTGCCCGTGATTTCGATCTGGAAACCGTCGATTCCGCCCCTGCAGCGCCCCAGCCCCAAGCTGAATCCCGACCCGAGCCCGGGCCGGAGACGGTCACGCCGAAACCGGCGTTCTCCGCCAAGGGGTATTCTGCGGTGGCGAAGATGAGTGGGGGGGGCGCTCCTGCGTCCAAGCCCAAGGCACGCGTCCGCAAGCCGGAATTCCCCCGGGTCCAGGTTGGCGGCGCCCGGCAGGCTCGGTCCCTGCAGGAGGAGCTGCGCCAGCGCCAGGGGGGCGCCAGGCCGACGGAACGTCCGCGTTCCCAGGAGGATGCCTTGGCTGTGGTGCGGCGGGAGCTGCAACAAATGCGTCGCCTGCTCGACCGTCACCTGTCCCGCGATGCCTGGCACGAAAGCCTGCGGGAACATCCCACCCGCCTGGATTTGCTGCGGATTCTGAACGAATCGGGTTTCTCTCGTTCCCTGGCGATGGATCTGGCCCAGCGGGGCGGTGGGGTGGCGGAACTCGAGGGCGCGCTCACCCTGGTACGGCGCCTGTTGGCGGAACAGCTGCCGGTGGTCGAGGATCCGCTGCTCGACTACGGCGGTATCGTCGCTCTGGTAGGCCCCACCGGGGTCGGCAAGACCACCACCATTGCCAAGCTGGCGGCCCGCTTCCGGCTCAAGCACGGTCCCCGCCAGATCGCCCTGGTGACCACCGACAACTACCGCATCGCCGCCCACGAGCAGCTCAGCACCTATGCCCGTATCCTCGGGGTGCCGGTGCGGGTGGCGGGCAATCCCGACGAACTTCAGGCCATCGTCCGCAGCTTCATGGACAAGAAGCTGGTGCTCGTCGACACCGCCGGCATGAGCCAGCGCGATCTGCGGTTGGCGGAGCAGTTCGCGCTGCTGCGCGACAGCCAGGTGGCCATCGAAACCTATCTGGTGCTGTCGGCCGGCAGCCAGCTTGCCAGTCTTTACGAGGCGCTGGAGGCTTTCGCCGAATTCCAGCCCAAGGCTTGCATCTTGACTAAACTTGATGAGGCGGGGGTGCTGGGCCCGGTGTTGTCGGCCCTGATCGAGCGCGGCCTGCCTGCCGCCTTCATCACCGACGGCCAGCAGGTGCCAGAGGATCTGCACCCTGCCCGCGGCGACGATCTGATCGCCCGGGCCTTCGAGGGGCTGACGGCGGATGACCGTGCCCCCACCGACGTGGATTTCGCCTTCGAGGATTGGATCGCCCATGCAAGCGTTTAA
- a CDS encoding flagellar motor protein, which produces MDPLSLVGLFIGLAAIVGGNLLEGGNLAFLVNGPALLIVLGGSLGAVLLQTPPAQFLRSLKMLPWIVIPPKIDLETLIRKAVRWSQLARKEGLLGLENEIDREPDTFVRKGLQLLVDGNETEIIRDALELEMNIRERRYHAAARTFEALGGYAPTLGILGAVLGLIQVMQNLTDPEKLGSGIAIAFVATIYGVGLANLVFLPIANKLKALLHHQSMAQELMLEGLLAIAEGENPHNVELKLRGFLV; this is translated from the coding sequence ATGGATCCCCTCAGCCTCGTCGGTCTGTTCATCGGTCTGGCGGCCATTGTCGGCGGCAATCTGCTCGAGGGGGGCAACCTGGCTTTCCTGGTCAACGGGCCGGCGCTACTGATTGTCCTGGGGGGCAGTCTGGGGGCGGTGCTGTTGCAGACGCCGCCGGCCCAGTTCTTGCGCAGCCTGAAGATGCTGCCCTGGATCGTGATTCCCCCGAAGATCGATCTGGAGACCCTGATCCGCAAGGCGGTGCGTTGGAGCCAGTTGGCGCGCAAGGAAGGGTTGCTGGGGTTGGAGAACGAAATCGACCGGGAACCGGATACCTTCGTGCGCAAGGGGCTGCAGCTGCTGGTCGATGGCAACGAAACCGAAATCATCCGTGATGCCCTGGAGCTGGAGATGAACATTCGCGAACGCCGCTATCACGCCGCTGCCAGGACCTTCGAGGCGTTGGGGGGATATGCCCCGACTCTGGGGATCCTGGGGGCGGTGCTGGGACTGATCCAGGTGATGCAGAATCTGACCGATCCGGAAAAGCTCGGCAGCGGGATCGCCATCGCTTTCGTCGCCACCATCTACGGGGTGGGACTGGCCAATCTCGTGTTTCTCCCCATCGCCAACAAACTGAAGGCCCTGCTCCATCATCAGAGCATGGCCCAGGAGCTGATGCTGGAGGGCCTCCTCGCCATCGCCGAGGGGGAAAATCCCCACAACGTCGAGCTCAAACTGCGGGGATTCTTGGTATGA
- the flhA gene encoding flagellar biosynthesis protein FlhA, translating into MNLTAILSRLRQLGGAGLGAPLLVLLILMLLVIPLPAFVLDLFFTFNIALSLIILLVVIYTAKPLEFAVFPTVLLVATLMRLGLNVASTRIVLLEGHESPDAAGKVIEAFGAFVIGGNFAVGLVVFAILVIINFVVVTKGAGRVSEVSARFTLDAMPGKQMAIDADLNAGLIDADEARARREEIAREADFYGAMDGASKFVRGDAIAGILILFINVIGGLAIGMGQHDMPLAEATERYVLLSIGDGLVAQIPSLLLSVASAILVTRVGSGSEDVGQQFSAQFLNHPRALAISAGVILLLGLVPGMPHLPFLLLGSLLGGSAWWLMRRARQPVVEEGPVAETPAAAGEAEVKELTWEDVMPVDRIGLQVGYRLIPLVDKQQGGQLMGRIKGVRKKLSQELGFLIPPVHIRDNLDLPPNAYRLQILGVTVGEAEIHPDREMAINPGQVFGSVQGIEGQDPAFGLDAVWIEPAQKDHAQALGYTVVDPETVIATHLSQVLQDHAYELFGHEEAQQWLDNLAKVAPKLAESLVPDTIPLTLLVKVLQNLLKEKIPIRDMITIAETLAEYGRTSQDPDALTSAVRAALGRAIVQKINGLAEELPVITLDPELEQLLQKTLQSAGAEGAGVEPGLAQRIHQLLEEQARKLETAGKPAVLLVSSMLRSWLARFVRHTIPGLHVLSYNEVPEDQQVKVVGVVGQQA; encoded by the coding sequence ATGAATCTGACCGCGATCCTGTCCCGCCTGCGCCAGCTCGGCGGTGCCGGTCTGGGGGCGCCGCTGCTGGTGCTGCTGATCCTGATGCTGCTGGTGATACCCCTGCCGGCGTTCGTGCTGGATCTGTTCTTCACCTTCAACATCGCCCTGTCGCTCATCATCCTGCTGGTGGTGATCTACACCGCCAAGCCGCTGGAGTTCGCCGTGTTTCCGACGGTGTTGCTGGTGGCGACGCTGATGCGCCTGGGGCTCAACGTCGCCTCCACCCGGATCGTGCTGCTGGAGGGCCACGAAAGCCCCGACGCTGCCGGCAAGGTGATCGAGGCTTTCGGGGCCTTCGTCATCGGCGGCAACTTCGCCGTCGGTCTGGTGGTGTTCGCCATCCTGGTGATCATCAACTTCGTGGTGGTCACCAAGGGGGCCGGGCGGGTATCCGAGGTCAGCGCCCGTTTCACCCTGGACGCCATGCCCGGCAAGCAGATGGCCATCGACGCCGATCTCAACGCTGGCCTCATCGACGCCGACGAGGCCCGCGCCCGCCGCGAGGAGATCGCCCGCGAGGCGGACTTCTACGGTGCCATGGACGGGGCCAGCAAGTTCGTCCGCGGCGACGCCATCGCCGGCATCCTGATCCTCTTCATCAACGTCATCGGCGGGCTGGCCATCGGCATGGGGCAGCACGACATGCCCCTGGCGGAGGCCACCGAACGCTACGTGCTGCTGTCCATTGGTGACGGTCTGGTGGCCCAGATTCCCTCCCTGCTGCTGTCGGTGGCCTCGGCGATTCTGGTGACCCGGGTCGGCAGCGGCAGCGAGGACGTGGGGCAGCAGTTCAGCGCCCAGTTCCTCAATCATCCCCGGGCCCTGGCCATCAGCGCCGGGGTGATCCTGCTGCTCGGTCTGGTTCCCGGTATGCCGCACTTGCCGTTTCTACTGTTGGGGAGCCTGCTGGGCGGCAGCGCCTGGTGGCTGATGCGACGGGCCCGGCAGCCGGTGGTGGAGGAGGGGCCGGTGGCGGAAACGCCGGCGGCCGCTGGGGAGGCCGAAGTCAAGGAGCTGACCTGGGAAGACGTGATGCCGGTGGACCGCATCGGCCTCCAGGTGGGATACCGGCTGATCCCGCTGGTGGACAAACAGCAGGGAGGACAGCTCATGGGGCGGATCAAAGGGGTGCGCAAGAAACTGTCTCAGGAGCTGGGCTTCCTGATCCCGCCGGTGCACATCCGCGACAACCTGGATCTGCCGCCCAACGCCTATCGCCTGCAGATCCTCGGCGTCACGGTGGGCGAGGCCGAGATCCATCCCGACCGGGAAATGGCCATCAATCCGGGACAGGTGTTCGGTTCGGTTCAGGGTATCGAGGGCCAGGACCCGGCCTTCGGTCTCGATGCGGTGTGGATCGAGCCGGCCCAGAAGGACCACGCCCAGGCGCTCGGTTATACCGTGGTGGACCCGGAGACGGTGATCGCCACCCATCTGAGCCAGGTGCTGCAGGATCACGCCTACGAGCTGTTCGGCCACGAGGAGGCCCAGCAGTGGCTCGACAATCTGGCCAAGGTCGCCCCCAAGCTGGCCGAGAGCCTGGTGCCAGACACCATTCCGCTGACCCTGCTGGTGAAGGTGCTGCAGAACCTGCTCAAGGAAAAGATTCCCATCCGCGACATGATCACCATCGCCGAAACTTTGGCGGAATACGGGCGCACAAGTCAGGATCCCGACGCTTTGACCTCCGCGGTGCGCGCCGCCCTCGGCCGCGCCATCGTCCAGAAGATCAACGGTCTGGCCGAAGAACTGCCGGTCATCACCCTCGATCCAGAGTTGGAACAGTTGTTGCAAAAGACCTTGCAGAGTGCCGGTGCCGAAGGCGCCGGTGTGGAACCGGGACTGGCGCAACGGATTCACCAGTTGCTCGAGGAACAGGCAAGGAAGCTGGAGACGGCCGGCAAGCCGGCGGTGCTGTTGGTGTCCTCGATGCTGCGGTCGTGGCTGGCGCGTTTCGTGCGCCACACCATCCCTGGTCTCCACGTCCTGTCCTACAACGAGGTGCCTGAAGATCAGCAGGTCAAGGTGGTCGGTGTCGTCGGCCAGCAGGCCTGA
- a CDS encoding RNA polymerase sigma factor FliA, with protein MKGAAAYAQVQALDFDTVVSRYTPLVQRIAHHLKGRLPASVQIDDLIQAGMIGLLEASRQYDASQGASFETYAGIRIRGAMLDEVRRYDWTPRSVHRKAREISEAMYRIERRTGRDARDTEVAEELGISLDEYHKILRDAVGCRLFSIEELSEAGDAFLEDHSHGDAELPVEQLSRERFKAALADAIASLPERERLSISLYYEEEMNLKEIGQVLGVSESRVCQINSQALLRLRARMRDWIGG; from the coding sequence ATGAAAGGGGCGGCCGCCTACGCTCAGGTACAGGCGCTGGATTTCGACACCGTGGTGTCCCGCTACACGCCGCTGGTGCAGCGTATCGCCCATCATCTCAAGGGCCGTTTGCCGGCCAGCGTTCAGATCGACGATCTGATTCAGGCCGGCATGATCGGTCTGCTGGAGGCCAGCCGCCAGTACGATGCCAGCCAGGGCGCCAGTTTCGAAACCTATGCCGGCATCCGCATCCGCGGCGCCATGCTCGACGAGGTGCGCCGTTACGACTGGACTCCGCGTTCGGTCCACCGCAAGGCGCGGGAGATCTCCGAAGCCATGTACCGCATCGAGCGCCGTACCGGTCGCGACGCCCGCGATACCGAGGTGGCCGAAGAGCTTGGCATCTCCCTGGACGAATATCACAAGATTCTCCGGGACGCGGTCGGGTGTCGTCTGTTCAGCATCGAGGAATTGAGCGAAGCCGGCGATGCCTTCCTCGAGGACCATAGTCACGGTGACGCCGAACTGCCGGTGGAACAGCTGAGTCGGGAACGTTTCAAGGCGGCGTTGGCGGACGCCATCGCCAGTCTGCCGGAACGCGAGCGCCTGTCGATCTCGCTGTATTACGAAGAGGAGATGAACCTCAAGGAAATCGGCCAGGTGCTGGGTGTGAGCGAATCACGGGTGTGCCAGATCAACAGCCAGGCGTTGCTGCGGCTGCGGGCCCGGATGCGCGACTGGATCGGTGGCTGA
- a CDS encoding MinD/ParA family protein, whose protein sequence is MSDTRPVRVFAVASGKGGVGKTNIAVNLGVALARRGRQTALLDADMGLANVDILLGLQPQYNLSHVIAGQRSLDEILVEGPAGLKIVPAASGIQQMAELSPMEQAGLIRAFSELQVPLEVLIVDTAAGISGTVVNFARACQEIVVVVCDEPTSLTDAYAFIKLLNRDYGLYHFQILCNQVRSNGQGRQLFAKLCRVTERYLDVSLSYFGAVPYDDKVRQAVQLQRPVVTAFPGSPAAQAILELARKVEQWPLQEAPSGQLAFFVERMIQYAAEGWA, encoded by the coding sequence CTGAGCGACACCCGCCCAGTACGCGTCTTCGCCGTCGCCAGCGGCAAGGGTGGCGTCGGCAAGACCAACATCGCTGTCAATCTAGGGGTGGCCTTGGCACGGCGGGGACGTCAGACTGCCCTGCTCGACGCCGATATGGGGCTGGCCAACGTGGACATTCTGCTCGGCCTACAGCCCCAGTACAACCTGTCCCACGTGATCGCCGGCCAGCGCAGCCTGGACGAGATTCTGGTGGAGGGGCCGGCGGGGCTCAAGATCGTGCCGGCGGCTTCCGGGATTCAGCAGATGGCGGAACTGTCCCCGATGGAGCAGGCCGGCCTGATCCGCGCCTTCAGCGAGCTGCAGGTGCCCCTGGAGGTGTTGATCGTCGATACCGCCGCCGGCATTTCCGGCACCGTGGTCAATTTCGCCCGTGCCTGTCAGGAAATCGTCGTGGTAGTCTGCGACGAGCCCACCTCGCTCACCGACGCCTATGCCTTCATCAAGCTGCTCAACCGCGATTACGGTCTCTACCACTTCCAGATTCTCTGCAACCAGGTGCGCAGCAACGGTCAGGGACGTCAACTGTTCGCCAAGCTGTGCCGGGTGACTGAACGCTATTTGGACGTTTCCTTGAGTTATTTCGGCGCCGTTCCCTACGACGACAAGGTGCGTCAGGCGGTGCAACTGCAGCGTCCGGTGGTCACCGCCTTCCCCGGCAGTCCGGCGGCCCAGGCGATCCTGGAACTGGCCCGCAAGGTCGAGCAGTGGCCGCTGCAGGAGGCCCCCTCCGGTCAGCTTGCCTTTTTCGTCGAGCGCATGATCCAGTATGCGGCGGAGGGTTGGGCATGA
- the cheY gene encoding chemotaxis response regulator CheY has product MDKNMKILVVDDFSTMRRIIKNLLRDLGFTNVAEADDGQTALPKLQAGDFDLLITDWNMPGMTGIDLLRAVRADEKLANLPVLMVTAEARRDQIIAAAQAGVNGYIIKPFTAATLKEKLEKIFERLEA; this is encoded by the coding sequence TTGGACAAGAACATGAAAATCCTGGTGGTGGACGATTTTTCCACCATGCGCCGTATCATCAAGAACCTGTTGCGGGATCTGGGGTTCACCAACGTCGCCGAGGCCGACGACGGTCAGACCGCCCTGCCCAAGCTGCAGGCCGGGGATTTCGATCTGCTCATCACCGACTGGAACATGCCGGGCATGACCGGCATCGACCTGCTCCGGGCGGTGCGAGCCGACGAAAAGCTGGCCAACCTGCCGGTACTGATGGTGACCGCCGAGGCCCGCCGTGACCAGATCATCGCCGCCGCCCAGGCCGGGGTCAACGGTTACATCATCAAGCCGTTCACCGCCGCGACTCTGAAGGAAAAGCTGGAAAAAATCTTCGAGCGGCTGGAGGCCTGA
- a CDS encoding protein-glutamate methylesterase/protein-glutamine glutaminase produces MRPEPAPGNGIRTSSTPIRVLVVDDSAFMRRRLTEILEEDSHLCVADVAANGAEAVRKVGRTRPDVVLMDVEMPVMDGIEAVRRIMRQHPVPILMFSALTHAGAKATLDALEAGAVDFLPKRLEDIHNDQSAAKLILRQRIRTVVRRRPRRRAAPQLQGEAPVVLGRPGLVVIAASTGGPVALQKILAALPQRTPFPLLLVQHMPANFTPSFAERLDQMARIQVREAADGDRLRSGTALLAPGGMQMTLGSGGRIHLREPAEGEIYRPSADVTFASVAEHFRGQVLAVVLTGMGSDGCAGARCLKSQGAKVWAQDEDSCVVYGMPRAVAEAGLADRVLPLNRIVAAFGGG; encoded by the coding sequence ATGCGGCCTGAGCCCGCCCCCGGAAATGGCATCCGTACTTCCAGCACTCCGATCCGGGTGCTGGTGGTGGACGATTCGGCCTTCATGCGTCGGCGTCTGACCGAGATTCTGGAAGAGGATTCCCATTTGTGCGTGGCCGACGTGGCCGCCAACGGCGCCGAGGCGGTGCGCAAGGTCGGGCGTACCCGGCCGGACGTGGTGCTCATGGACGTGGAGATGCCGGTCATGGACGGCATCGAGGCGGTCCGGCGGATCATGCGCCAGCATCCGGTCCCGATCCTGATGTTCTCCGCCCTGACTCACGCTGGTGCCAAGGCGACCCTCGACGCTCTGGAAGCCGGGGCGGTGGATTTTCTGCCCAAACGGCTGGAGGACATCCACAACGACCAGAGCGCCGCCAAGCTGATCCTGCGGCAGCGTATCCGGACCGTGGTCCGCCGGCGTCCGAGACGGAGAGCCGCTCCGCAGCTGCAAGGCGAGGCTCCGGTGGTGCTCGGCCGTCCCGGACTGGTGGTGATCGCCGCCTCCACCGGCGGTCCTGTGGCGCTGCAGAAGATTCTGGCCGCCTTGCCGCAGCGCACGCCGTTCCCGCTGCTGCTGGTGCAGCACATGCCGGCGAATTTCACCCCCAGTTTCGCCGAGCGCCTCGACCAGATGGCCCGGATTCAGGTGCGGGAGGCGGCCGACGGTGACCGGTTGCGCTCCGGCACCGCCCTGCTGGCGCCCGGCGGCATGCAGATGACCCTGGGCAGCGGTGGCCGTATCCACTTGCGCGAGCCGGCGGAAGGGGAGATCTACCGGCCCAGCGCCGATGTCACCTTCGCGTCCGTGGCCGAGCATTTCCGCGGTCAGGTGCTGGCGGTGGTGCTGACCGGCATGGGTTCCGACGGTTGCGCCGGTGCCCGGTGCCTGAAGTCTCAGGGGGCGAAGGTTTGGGCCCAGGACGAGGACAGCTGTGTGGTCTACGGCATGCCCCGGGCGGTGGCCGAGGCCGGTCTGGCGGACCGGGTGCTGCCGTTGAACCGGATCGTGGCGGCCTTCGGAGGCGGGTGA
- a CDS encoding protein phosphatase CheZ → MAEAVEKLDESLEARLTRAKALVAALEQGDEEEADRVLDEIGRVRQSMLFQEIGRLTRQLHDALTGFMLDDKLAELTEREMPDARERLKYVITMTEQAANTTLNVVEQVLPMVDDLSARTASLSQRWRRLLQREMSFEEFKEFSRDITTFLDELDDGLNQVQGQLNEVLMAQSFQDLTGQIIRRVIDLVQEVEHSLVELIRFAARQGSGQPVKTGKKADKTEAQGPVVPEVDQGEAVSSQDDVDDLLSSLGF, encoded by the coding sequence ATGGCGGAAGCAGTGGAAAAACTCGACGAATCCCTGGAGGCGCGGCTGACCCGCGCCAAGGCGTTGGTGGCCGCCCTGGAACAGGGAGACGAGGAAGAAGCGGACCGGGTGCTGGACGAGATCGGCCGGGTGCGCCAGAGCATGCTGTTCCAGGAGATAGGCCGCCTGACCCGGCAGCTCCACGACGCTCTCACCGGCTTCATGCTCGACGACAAGCTGGCCGAACTGACCGAGCGGGAGATGCCCGATGCCCGTGAGCGTCTCAAGTACGTCATCACCATGACCGAACAGGCAGCCAACACCACCCTCAACGTGGTGGAGCAGGTGCTGCCGATGGTGGACGATCTCAGCGCCAGGACGGCATCGCTGTCGCAGCGCTGGCGTCGCCTGCTGCAACGGGAGATGTCCTTCGAGGAATTCAAGGAATTCAGCCGTGACATCACCACGTTTCTCGACGAACTGGACGACGGTCTGAACCAGGTGCAGGGACAGCTCAACGAAGTGCTCATGGCCCAAAGCTTCCAGGATCTGACCGGCCAGATCATCCGCCGTGTCATCGATCTGGTGCAGGAAGTCGAGCACAGCCTGGTGGAGCTGATCCGCTTCGCCGCCAGACAGGGAAGCGGGCAACCGGTCAAAACCGGGAAGAAAGCGGACAAGACCGAAGCCCAGGGACCGGTGGTGCCGGAGGTGGACCAGGGCGAGGCGGTCAGCAGTCAGGACGACGTGGACGATTTGCTCTCCAGTCTGGGATTCTGA